In a genomic window of Gadus macrocephalus chromosome 9, ASM3116895v1:
- the LOC132465001 gene encoding proton myo-inositol cotransporter-like: MSSSKHHDPPLRRLTSPMGDGEKKATDDGERSLISPQLDGVPVTAYGTDPQDPDAARPPTPGFVYVLTFFSALGGFIFGYDTGVVSGAMLLLKREMHLDALWQELVVSSTVGAAALSALMGGFLNGVFGRRICILLASGIFSVGGVVLGTAPDKITLLLGRVIVGLGIGLASMTVPVYIAEVAPPHLRGQLVTLNQLFITGGQFSASMVDGAFSYLEKDGWRYMLGLSVVPALLQFGGFLFLPESPRWLLQKGRGQEGRVVLQRIRGGRGVDQEYDTIRTSVEEEEKQAGGGGLVIWRILCHAPTRRALVVGCGMQMFQQLCGVNTIMYYSATILQMAGVRDIKQAIWLSAATAATNFLFTLVGVWLVERMGRRRLSLWSMLGTALSLGVLALGFLLTAENSPPVTSHPLNLPNNTCTHYGTCEGCMLDPVCGFCYRENSTSLYASTCLPADPASSDQAAWGSCSNQTAGGDGSFWAYNYCPTSYSWVVLLGLILYLASFAPGMGPMPWTVNSEIYPLWARSTGNAVSAGVNWICNVLVSLSFLHMAQALTYYGAFTVYAVVSLLGVLFLLGCLPETQGLPLEEMEVLFTGPLCSGGGGGGVRYTRVTSSDRPPCSDKEQSDTD, translated from the exons ATGTCCAGCAGCAAGCACCATGACCCCCCGCTGCGCCGCCTAACCAGCCCCATGGGGGACGGGGAGAAGAAAGCGACCGACGATGGAGAACGGAGCCTCATCAGCCCCCAACTGGATGGAGTCCCGGTCACCGCTTATGGTACCGACCCCCAGGACCCGGACGCAGCCCGACCCCCTACGCCGGGGTTCGTGTACGTATTGACGTTCTTCTCCGCCCTCGGGGGCTTCATCTTCGGCTACGACACGGGGGTGGTGTCCGGGGCCATGCTGCTGTTGAAGCGAGAGATGCACCTGGACGCCCTTTGGCAGGAGCTGGTGGTGTCGAGCACCGTGGGGGCCGCGGCGCTCTCCGCCCTAATGGGGGGTTTCCTGAACGGGGTGTTTGGCCGCCGGATCTGCATCCTGTTGGCCAGCGGCATCTTCAGCGTCGGCGGAGTTGTCCTGGGCACCGCGCCGGATAAGATTACCCTTCTCCTAGGAAGGGTCATCGTTGGCTTGGGTATAG GGCTGGCCTCCATGACGGTCCCGGTGTACATCGCGGAGgtggcccccccccacctcagggGCCAGCTGGTCACCCTCAACCAGCTCTTCATCACCGGGGGCCAGTTCAGCGCCAGCATGGTGGACGGGGCCTTCAGCTACCTGGAGAAGGACGGCTGGAG GTACATGCTGGGTCTGTCGGTGGTCCCGGCCCTGCTCCAGTTCGGGGGGTTCCTTTTCCTCCCAGAAAGCCCCCGCTGGCTGCTGCagaaggggcggggccaggagggCCGCGTGGTGCTGCAGCGAatcagaggggggcggggcgttGACCAGGAGTACGACACCATCAGGAccagcgtggaggaggaggagaagcaagcGGGCGGAG GGGGCCTGGTGATCTGGCGTATCCTATGCCACGCCCCCACACGCCGGGCCCTGGTGGTAGGGTGTGGGATGCAGATGTTCCAGCAGCTGTGCGGGGTCAACACTATCAT GTACTACAGCGCCACCATCCTGCAGATGGCGGGGGTGCGAGACATCAAGCAGGCCATCTGGTTGTCCGCGGCAACCGCGGCCACCAACTTCCTGTTCACGCTGGTGGGGGTGTGGCTTGTGGAGCGGATGGGCCGGCGCCGGCTGTCGCTGTGGAGCATGCTGG gtacGGCCCTCAGTCTGGGAGTGCTGGCCCTGGGTTTCCTGCTCACCGCTGAGAACTCGCCTCCAGTCACCTCCCACCCGCTCAACCTGCCCAACAACACCTGCACCCACTATGG GACCTGTGAGGGCTGCATGCTGGACCCGGTCTGCGGGTTCTGCTACCGGGAGAACTCCACCTCCCTGTACGCCTCCACCTGCCTTCCTGCTGACCCCGCCTCCTCGGACCAGGCCGCCTGGggcag CTGCTCCAACCAGACAGCAGGGGGCGACGGATCCTTCTGGGCCTACAACTACTGCCCCACGTCCTACTCCTGGGTGGTCCTGCTGGGCCTCATCCTGTACCTGGCCTCCTTCGCCCCAG gcatggGCCCCATGCCGTGGACGGTGAACTCTGAGATCTACCCCCTGTGGGCGCGCAGCACGGGCAACGCCGTCTCGGCCGGGGTCAACTGGATCTGCAACGTCCTGGTGTCCCTCAGCTTCCTGCACATGGCCCAGGCCCTCACCTACTACG GAGCCTTCACAGTGTACGCGGTGGTCTCCCTGCTGGGGGTGCTCTTCCTCCTGGGCTGCCTGCCCGAGACGCAGGGCCTGCccctggaggagatggaggtccTGTTCACCGGCCCGCTCTgctccggcggcggcggcggaggcgtcCGCTACACCCGGGTAACGAGCAGCGACCGGCCGCCCTGCTCGGACAAGGAGCAGTCGGACACGGACTAG